GCCAAGCTGTCGGCGTCCGTGCACTTCGACTGGCGCCTGGCGCCGTACGACATCGCGGGCTCCCGCGCGCACGCGCGCGTGCTCAGCAAGGCCGGCCTCCTCGACGAGGAGGAACTGGACCGGATGCTCGTCGGGCTCGACCGGCTGGAGGCGGCCGTCGCCGACGGCTCGTTCACCGGGACCATCGCCGACGAGGACGTCCACACCGCCCTCGAACGTGGTCTCCTCGAACAGCTCGGCCCGGACCTCGGCGGCAAGCTGCGCGCCGGCCGGTCCCGCAACGACCAGGTCGCCACCCTCTTCAAGATGTATCTGCGCGACCACGCCCGGATCATCGGCGGACTGGTCGCCGAGCTCCAGGACGCGCTCGTGGGTCTCGCCGAGGCGCACCCGGACGTGGCCATGCCGGGCCGTACGCATCTCCAGCACGCCCAGCCGGTGCTCTTCGCCCACCATGTGCTGGCACATGTGCAGTCCCTCTCGCGAGACGCGGAGCGGCTGCGGCAGTGGGACGAACGGACGGCGGTCTCCCCGTACGGCTCCGGCGCGCTGGCCGGGTCGTCGCTGGGGCTCGACCCGGAGGCGGTCGCGGCGGATCTCGGCTTCGAGCACGGCTCGGCCGCCAACTCCATCGACGGGACGGCCTCGCGGGACTTCGTCGCCGAGTTCGCCTTCATCACCGCGATGATCGGCGTGAATCTCTCGCGTATCGCCGAAGAGGTCATCATCTGGAACACGAAGGAGTTCTCCTTCGTCACCCTGCACGACGCGTTCTCCACCGGCTCGTCGATCATGCCGCAGAAGAAGAACCCGGACATCGCCGAGCTGGCGCGCGGCAAGTCGGGCCGGCTCATCGGCAATCTGACCGGGCTGATGGCCACGCTGAAGGCGCTGCCGCTCGCGTACAACCGCGATCTCCAGGAGGACAAGGAGCCGGTCTTCGACTCCTGCGACCAACTGGAGGTCCTGCTCCCCGCGTTCACCGGGATGATGGCGACGCTCACGGTCAACCGGGAGCGGATGGCGGAGCTGGCCCCGGCCGGGTTCTCGCTCGCCACGGACATCGCGGAGTGGCTGGTCCGGCAGGGCGTGCCGTTCCGCGTCGCGCACGAGGTCGCGGGGGAGTGCGTCAAGGTGTGCGAGCGGCAGGGGATCGAGCTCGATGAGCTGACCGACGAGCAGTTCGCCGGGATCTCGGAGCATCTGACGCCGGAGGTCCGTACGGTCCTCAATGTCACCGGCGCGCTGGCGTCGCGGGACGGGCGCGGCGGTACGGCGCCTTCGGCGGTCGCGGTCCAGCTCGCCGAGGTGAAGACGGACCTGGCGCTCCAGCACGCGTGGGCGACGGCCAAGAAGTAGCCGGCAGACCGTCGCCGGGCGGGCCGCTGCTGCGGCCCGCCCGGCGATTTCGTGTGCCCGGGATCAACCCAGCGTCGAGATCGCCTGGTTGAACGTCTTCGACGGCCGCATCACGGCCTCGGCCTTGGCCGGGTCCGGCTGGTAGTAGCCGCCGATGTCGGCGGGCGCCCCCTGCACGGCGAGGAGTTCGCCGACGATCGTCTCCTCCTGCTCGGTCAGCGTCTTGGCGAGAGCCTCGAACGCGGAGGCGAGCCGCGCGTCCTCGGTCTGCCCGGCCAGCTCCCGCGCCCAGTAGAGCGCCAGGTAGAAGTGGCTGCCGCGGTTGTCGATCCCGCCGACCTTGCGGCTGGGCGACTTGTTCTCGCTCAGGAACGAGCCGGTGGCGCGGTCGAGCGTGTCGGCCAGCACCTGGGCGCGCGCGTTGCCGGTGGTGGTCGCGAGGTGCTCGAAGCTGACGGCCAGCGCGAGGAACTCGCCCAGGCTGTCCCAGCGCAGGTAGTCCTCCTTGACGAGCTGCTGTACGTGCTTCGGCGCCGAGCCGCCCGCGCCCGTCTCGAAGAGCCCGCCGCCGTTGATGAGCGGCACGACCGAGAGCATCTTGGCGCTCGTACCGAGCTCCAGGATCGGGAAGAGGTCGGTCAGATAGTCACGCAGGACGTTGCCGGTGACCGAGATGGTGTCCTCGCCGCGCCGGATGCGCTCCAGCGAGAACGCGATCGCGTCCACGGGGTTCATGATCTCGATGCGCAGGCCATCGGTGTCGTGCTCGGGCAGGTACGCGTTGACCTTGGCGATCAGGTTGGCGTCGTGCGCGCGGCCCTCGTCCAGCCAGAACACGGCCGGGTCGCCGGTGGCGCGGGCGCGGCCGACGGCGAGCTTGACCCAGTCCTGGATCGGCACGTCCTTGGTCTGGCACATCCGGAAGACGTCGCCCGCGCTGACCGTCTGCTCCAGTACGGCGTTGCCCGCCGTGTCCACGACGCGCACCGTGCCGGTGGCCGGGATCTCGAAGGTCTTGTCGTGGCTGCCGTACTCCTCGGCCGCCTGCGCCATCAGACCGACGTTGGGCACCGAGCCCATGGTCGACGGGTCGTAGGCGCCGTTGGCGCGGCAGTCGTCGATGACGACCTGGTAGATGCCCGCGTAGCTGCTGTCCGGGATGACGGCGAGCGTGTCGGCCTCGGCGCCGTCCGGGCCCCACATATGGCCCGAGGTGCGGATCATGGCAGGCATCGAGGCGTCGACGATGACATCGCTCGGGACGTGCAGGTTGGTGATGCCCTTGTCGGAGTCGACCATCGCGAGCGCCGGGCCTTCGGCCAGCTCGGCGGCGAAGGAGTCGGCGATCTTCGATCCGCCGGGCAGCGACTGAAGACCCTTGAGGATGCCGCCGAGACCGTCGTTCGGGCTCAGACCGGCCTCGGCGAGCG
The nucleotide sequence above comes from Streptomyces sp. NBC_01716. Encoded proteins:
- the argH gene encoding argininosuccinate lyase translates to MSSNTGDVRLWGGRFADGPAEALAKLSASVHFDWRLAPYDIAGSRAHARVLSKAGLLDEEELDRMLVGLDRLEAAVADGSFTGTIADEDVHTALERGLLEQLGPDLGGKLRAGRSRNDQVATLFKMYLRDHARIIGGLVAELQDALVGLAEAHPDVAMPGRTHLQHAQPVLFAHHVLAHVQSLSRDAERLRQWDERTAVSPYGSGALAGSSLGLDPEAVAADLGFEHGSAANSIDGTASRDFVAEFAFITAMIGVNLSRIAEEVIIWNTKEFSFVTLHDAFSTGSSIMPQKKNPDIAELARGKSGRLIGNLTGLMATLKALPLAYNRDLQEDKEPVFDSCDQLEVLLPAFTGMMATLTVNRERMAELAPAGFSLATDIAEWLVRQGVPFRVAHEVAGECVKVCERQGIELDELTDEQFAGISEHLTPEVRTVLNVTGALASRDGRGGTAPSAVAVQLAEVKTDLALQHAWATAKK
- a CDS encoding NADP-dependent isocitrate dehydrogenase, which codes for MTDSTIIYTHTDEAPALATYSFLPVVEAYASTAGVTVERRDISLAGRIIAGFTDRLEPGQRIDDALAELGALAKTPAANIIKLPNISASIPQLKAAIAELQQQGYALPDYPDDPKSDEDRDVRARYDKVKGSAVNPVLREGNSDRRAPASVKNYAKAHPHRMGAWTADSKTNVAHMDADDFRSTEKSAVIAEDGSLRIELVGDDGNTTVLRESVPVLAGEVVDVSAMRVAALREFLTAQIARAKAEDVLFSVHLKATMMKVSDPIIFGHTVRAFFPKTFAEHGHALAEAGLSPNDGLGGILKGLQSLPGGSKIADSFAAELAEGPALAMVDSDKGITNLHVPSDVIVDASMPAMIRTSGHMWGPDGAEADTLAVIPDSSYAGIYQVVIDDCRANGAYDPSTMGSVPNVGLMAQAAEEYGSHDKTFEIPATGTVRVVDTAGNAVLEQTVSAGDVFRMCQTKDVPIQDWVKLAVGRARATGDPAVFWLDEGRAHDANLIAKVNAYLPEHDTDGLRIEIMNPVDAIAFSLERIRRGEDTISVTGNVLRDYLTDLFPILELGTSAKMLSVVPLINGGGLFETGAGGSAPKHVQQLVKEDYLRWDSLGEFLALAVSFEHLATTTGNARAQVLADTLDRATGSFLSENKSPSRKVGGIDNRGSHFYLALYWARELAGQTEDARLASAFEALAKTLTEQEETIVGELLAVQGAPADIGGYYQPDPAKAEAVMRPSKTFNQAISTLG